A stretch of the Salmo salar chromosome ssa20, Ssal_v3.1, whole genome shotgun sequence genome encodes the following:
- the LOC106581025 gene encoding LOW QUALITY PROTEIN: uncharacterized protein K02A2.6-like (The sequence of the model RefSeq protein was modified relative to this genomic sequence to represent the inferred CDS: inserted 2 bases in 1 codon): protein MAMFGTITEFVEENEDWTEYVERLGHFFLANGITDEAKQRSILLSVCGAKTYKLMRNLATPRRPGEIPFGDLVALVQTHHNPTPSVIVQRFKFNCHVRKPGQSVANFVAELRELSEHCEFGAMLEDMLRDRLVCGINEDSIQRRLLGEATLTFKRALELSQVMEMAASNVKNIQKANSESCAVHQVTKEVAGKRGKAVECFRCGGTHSDCNKKGHLAKKCRGPRSKPEGGRTGLGKFTAPKPQSAAHHLESTEEEEEHCSYNMFNVREPHAEPIYATVEVDGKQMRMEVDTGASASVISEETYKQKWGSRQVSALTPAGIRLRTYTGETIPLLGALEVDIAYNSQEARARLLMVKGNGPSLQGRDWLNKIQLNWGEIKHTRVTEDVIQKYPEGTLQGTAVKLFVDPQAEPRFFKPRTVPYAMKKKVEDELERLQEANVITPIQFSRWAAPIVPVLKSDGTVRICGDYKLTINRASKLDAYPLPRVEDLFATLAGGKMFSKLDMSHAYQQLLLDEDSKEYVTVNTHKGLFRYNRFVFGVASSPAIFQRTMDNLLQGIPHVAVYLDDILVTGETEEEHLHHLDQVLKRFSEAGLRLKHSKCTFQAQSVTYLGHKITAQGLCPVEDKVRAIKDAPNPKNGSELRSFLGMVNYYGKFLPELSRVLAPLYQLLHKDCKWKWGPAQEKAFKEVKALLQSAQLLVHFDQDKEIILSCNASPYGVGAVLSHQMEDGSERPIRFTSRMLTSAEKGYSQLDKEGLAIVFAVKRFHQYLYGRHFTICTDHKPLMSLFSESRCIPPMASARLQRWALTLSAYQYTIVYRAGKDNANADALSHLPLPEMPATTVVPPETIFLMERLSNSPVNAKQIKQWTDRDPILSQVKRFLMQGWTPVIEDDGLRPYAKRKTELSVQDGCILWGSRVVVPPPGRAQVMDEVHEAHPGASRMKSLARSYIWWPNMDQEVEDKVKSCSECPINQRMAPPAPLHLWEWPDRPWSRLHIDFAGPFMGHMFLVMVDAHSKWLEAHIMSNITATTTIEKLRQVFATHGLPDSLVSDNATTFTCDLFQEFMRRNGIRHVRSAPFHPASNGLAERAVQTRKDXTGGTITTKLSRFLFQYRITPQTTTGQAPAVMLMGRKPKAHLDLLRPNIRARVEWKQEKQKERHDHHARERQLKPNDTVYIRNFTSSQRWLPGIILSQSGPISFVVKLTDGRVMRRHQDHLRLRYDKDKTIFSDGTATQVHWDTPYLCLVAHQEYCADHSVVTSLLKD, encoded by the exons ATGGCAATGTTTGGGACTATCACTGAGTTTGTGGAAGAGAACGAGGACTGGACGGAATATGTGGAAAGGTTGGGCCACTTTTTCTTGGCAAATGGAATCACAGATGAGGCTAAACAGCGCTCTATTctcttgagtgtgtgtggggctaAAACCTACAAGCTAATGAGGAATTTGGCTACACCACGGAGACCGGGAGAAATTCCTTTTGGGGATCTAGTTGCTCTCGTTCAGACTCACCACAATCCAACGCCTTCAGTGATTGTCCAGAGGTTCAAGTTTAACTGCCATGTTCGGAAACCAGGTCAGTCTGTTGCTAACTTTGTTGCTGAATTACGTGAACTCTCTGAACATTGTGAGTTTGGGGCTATGTTAGAGGACATGCTCCGTGACAGATTAGTCTGTGGCATTAATGAGGACAGCATACAGCGCCGGTTGCTGGGGGAAGCAACACTGACTTTCAAGAGAGCATTGGAACTATCTCAAGTGATGGAGATGGCCGCTAGTAATGTGAAAAATATTCAAAAGGCCAACAGTGAAAGTTGTGCAGTGCATCAGGTGACAAAAGAGGTGGCAGGAAAAAGGGGAAAAGCAGTGGAATGTTTCAGATGTGGAGGGACACATTCTG ATTGCAACAAAAAGGGACATTTAGCAAAAAAATGCAGGGGTCCTAGGAGCAAGCCAGAGGGTGGGCGGACTGGGCTGGGCAAGTTCACAGCACCAAAGCCTCAGTCAGCAGCGCACCACCTAGAGagcacagaggaggaggaagagcattgTTCCTACAACATGTTTAATGTGAGGGAGCCGCACGCAGAGCCTATCTATGCTACAGTGGAGGTAGATGGAAAGCAGATGAGGATGGAGGTTGACACGGGGGCCTCTGCCTCTGTCATAAGTGAGGAGACCTACAAACAAAAATGGGGCTCAAGACAGGTTTCTGCCCTCACACCGGCAGGGATCAGACTGCGTACGTACACCGGGGAGACCATACCATTGCTGGGGGCTCTAGAGGTGGATATTGCATACAACAGCCAGGAAGCAAGAGCACGGCTCTTGATGGTGAAAGGGAATGGGCCTAGTTTACAAGGGCGTGACTGGCTAAACAAAATACAACTGAACTGGGGTGAGATAAAACACACCCGAGTGACTGAGGATGTCATTCAAAAGTACCCAGAGGGCACACTGCAGGGCACTGCAGTTAAGCTGTTCGTGGATCCTCAGGCCGAGCCTCGCTTTTTCAAGCCCAGGACAGTGCCTTACGCCATGAAAAAGAAAGTGGAAGATGAGTTGGAGCGGCTGCAGGAAGCAAACGTCATTACTCCCATTCAGTTCTCCCGCTGGGCAGCTCCTATCGTTCCCGTTCTGAAAAGTGACGGCACGGTGCGTATATGTGGGGACTACAAACTCACCATCAACAGGGCCTCTAAGCTAGACGCTTACCCGCTGCCGCGGGTGGAGGACTTGTTCGCGACACTGGCAGGAGGCAAGATGTTCTCAAAGCTTGACATGAGTCACGCCTACCAACAGCTCCTCCTGGACGAGGACTCAAAAGAGTATGTCACAGTGAACACGCACAAAGGCTTGTTCAGGTACAACCGCTTTGTTTTCGGAGTGGCGTCCAGCCCAGCCATTTTCCAGAGGACAATGGACAATCTGCTGCAGGGGATCCCTCATGTAGCAGTGTACCTGGATGACATCCTGGTTACAGGGGAGACGGAGGAGGAGCACCTCCACCATCTGGACCAGGTGTTAAAGAGATTCTCTGAGGCAGGGCTGCGCCTGAAGCATAGCAAGTGCACATTCCAAGCACAGAGTGTGACATACCTAGGTCACAAGATCACAGCGCAGGGTCTGTGTCCTGTGGAGGACAAAGTCAGGGCAATCAAGGATGCTCCAAACCCCAAGAATGGGTCAGAGCTCAGGTCGTTCCTGGGCATGGTGAACTACTATGGTAAGTTCCTCCCTGAGCTGTCAAGAGTGTTGGCTCCACTTTATCAGCTGCTCCACAAAGACTGTAAATGGAAGTGGGGGCCAGCACAAGAGAAAGCTTTCAAGGAAGTGAAAGCACTACTACAATCAGCACAACTTCTGGTTCATTTTGACCAAGACAAAGAGATCATCCTGTCATGTAACGCCTCACCCTATGGCGTCGGGGCAGTACTCTCTCATCAGATGGAGGACGGGTCAGAGAGACCCATTAGATTCACATCACGTATGCTGACGAGTGCTGAGAAGGGTTATTCACAGTTAGACAAGGAAGGTCTGGCCATAGTCTTTGCTGTGAAACGCTTCCATCAGTACCTCTACGGTCGTCATTTCACCATATgcactgaccacaaaccactgaTGAGCCTTTTTAGTGAATCAAGATGCATTCCGCCCATGGCTTCAGCAAGGTTACAGCGCTGGGCCCTGACACTGTCAGCTTACCAGTACACGATAGTGTATAGAGCGGGGAAGGACAATGCAAACGCAGACGCGCTCAGCCATCTCCCGCTACCAGAGATGCCTGCCACAACTGTGGTGCCTCCCGAGACAATTTTCCTAATGGAGAGATTGTCAAACTCACCTGTGAATGCCAAACAGATCAAACAGTGGACAGACCGGGATCCTATCCTGTCCCAAGTGAAAAGATTCCTGATGCAGGGTTGGACTCCTGTCATAGAGGATGATGGACTAAGACCTTATGCAAAGCGCAAAACTGAGCTGAGTGTGCAGGATGGTTGCATACTCTGGGGGTCCAGAGTGGTTGTTCCACCCCCTGGCCGTGCACAAGTCATGGATGAGGTCCATGAGGCTCACCCGGGTGCCTCCCGGATGAAAAGTTTAGCCAGATCTTACATCTGGTGGCCTAACATGGATCAGGAGGTAGAAGACAAAGTTAAATCATGTTCTGAGTGCCCGATCAACCAGAGGATGGCGCCGCCCGCGCCCCTACATCTGTGGGAGTGGCCTGACCGCCCATGGTCCAGGCTGCACATAGACTTTGCAGGCCCTTTCATGGGTCACATGTTCCTTGTCATGGTGGACGCACACTCCAAGTGGCTGGAGGCGCACATCATGAGCAACATCACAGCGACCACAACCATCGAAAAGCTTCGGCAGGTGTTTGCAACCCATGGTCTGCCTGACTCTCTGGTGTCCGACAACGCAACAACATTTACCTGTGACTTGTTCCAAGAATTCATGCGGAGAAACGGGATCCGCCATGTCCGCAGCGCCCCGTTTCACCCGGCCTCAAACGGCTTAGCGGAGCGGGCTGTGCAGACACGAAAGGA GACTGGGGGAACCATCACAACTAAGCTCTCTCGGTTCTTGTTCCAGTACCGCATCACGCCACAAACAACAACAGGACAGGCTCCAGCGGTGATGTTAATGGGCAGAAAGCCAAAAGCTCACCTGGATCTACTGCGTCCGAACATCAGAGCACGAGTGGAATGGAAGCAGGagaaacaaaaagagagacaTGACCACCACGCGAGGGAGAGACAGTTAAAACCCAATGACACTGTCTACATCCGCAACTTCACAAGCAGCCAACGCTGGTTGCCAGGTATCATTCTGAGTCAGAGTGGTCCCATCTCCTTTGTGGTCAAACTGACTGATGGGCGAGTCATGCGCAGACACCAGGACCATCTCCGCCtgcgctatgacaaagacaagacCATCTTTTCAGACGGAACAGCT ACCCAGGTCCACTGGGACACGCCTTACCTGTGTCTCGTAGCACACCAGGAGTACTGCGCAGATCACAGCGTAGTCACAAGCCTCCTGAAAGACTAA